aacccttttatattcctttattgtgaattattttattttagactatatagcctatggcttcccccctttaattttTATCAATcaaaacaaaaatatgaatattaaaaaaatcaattaaaaattttattcaaaaaatatgtttaattaaaataaaaaaagtcaattaaaaaatcaattaaaaattatgaataattaaaacaaatttttttttttctatatcctatcttaccaatttatcaattagtggctatcttaccaatcctaaaaacaaagccctctacccctacaatcactacaatacccataaacccccttgcgctataagcacctaattatcttaattttacagaataatgtcagtactcgattttcAACACAACTGCAATcaaacccaagtgatgcacagagactccaaaatgcaaattttattcaaatgatcagtctgttgccaagcctctgtgaaattgtcataacatcaaatatcctgtaggggaagattttgcaaACAGAACCAGCCTCAAAACCTTTTGACTCGATCCTCCCCTtgtcacgtgatgtcacgtcagcacctctctttctttctccctctctctcctctcgttcctctcatatgacaaaagagcatagaaacagaaaaagaatttagcagtttatgcaatcactgagttatccacttcaatattcccccactcatattcgctgaaagacttaactcaggactaaatagctcaataacatttttatttattttaatccgtcatttaatataatttattataattcgtcaacatatatctaatttataaattcactacatctcaacaaatagtttcattttcaaacaacagccgcTTTAACAACTAGAAGATTCGTGTCCAAATCTCCCCTttttctgtgtctgtttctctgtctccccctgcagcccaGTCTAACAGAAATATGACCAATTTACCCACAATCCCCCGTGCTGTAGTTTTAGTAAACAACGTGTTGTAGTCTAGTGCCATAAAACAAACGTCTCATAATCTCGTGCCGTAAACTCCcccgttttgtagtgtagtgtcgtaaaattaaacgcatgcgcaaaaaCATTTAACGATACGATTTCCAGACAATAGAATGCTAGCATTCTACCCCAGCTCCTCTCTtttccccttatagtcaaacaataacacttaacagagctcacaatcgCATAGAACCTGagttctacacacacaaacataatttaagaggctttattccatcgcaatggccctctaaggtcaaacgttagcatgtagcatgtaacacaattagcattcagcattagcatttagcatttagcattagcatttagccttagcctttatgtacaatgtggcatgaCGCAATATAACCTGCATTGTGCCTAAATTATTTTCCCTTTTccactaactttatgctgccgtgagtTCAATGGACATCTACAGAGAGATTACCCCAAGCAGACATCCCGTCGGATGAAAGATGAGCCGTAACCACAATCAAATAAATTCCACAACCCCAGTCTTTAGACTGACCTAAAAACACCTAACGCGTTATGaggatttatggcccatcctATGATGGCCTCGTTTCGAGGTCTTATCAGATTCACAATGCCCTAATTGTgtatacgtatatctgcctttattcactaccatcgattgctctaaaCTTCCTATTATTTGCGCCGTTTACCAATGCAACcaaattttagaataattattacagACCCCTAGTCGACAGCAACAAGACCACATCAGCACAAACCCAAGTAATTTACATGGTACACCTTCACCATTGCACATCCATAAGCTAGCCAAACAACTAACGCCCAATAATTTGTGAGGAATCTCACCTTAGCCGGCTTGAGCAGTAGTCACCTCGCTGCTCATGAATGAAACAAAGGGAAGATGCAGgccaatctcagcggagcctccatttGTAGTCTATCACGTCGCTGctggtgctcattgctgtcaaacaaaggagtctgctcatactgaacctttgatcataagtttattcatatcacaagatttcagcatgagttacaggtgtcatgcccacccggagagcgacgccccagattgcaatggtcgctctaacctcttcttcctctagcccatacttataaacaatgcaaaaatatgggttgctccctctgctgtccaatcacctgtctcccctggggcgtcaccctacagatggctacttttgaactaagataaacattctCTCcgattccacttaaaaacattaacaacgtcataatcttcatatacgacaatacaaacattggagtaaaatgaaaacaagcttatattttgggttctgatagggtatgacagttgaactaaactcatgaggcatttataaattatattcttcaataatcaatgggtacatataattaatttataggtcaaaaaatgtatgtagtaactgcagatttcccctttaaccctccggttgtcctagggtcaaaatgacccgccactatgttgaaccaactttatttaatttttatattttttggatcatttgtgagaaggaggcagtgatactttctttaaagtctcactgcctccttctaacaaatgatccccaaaatataaaaattaaataaagttggttcaacacagtggcgggtcattttgaccctaggacaacgggagggttaagtcaAAGTTTGCTAAAATATGTATATTGGGTTTAGGGTAAAAAGCTGAACCTATATACTCTCTCCCCCCAGGTATCTCTAAACTACTTGCATGTGTCATTCCTATTGCTCAGATCACCATAGGTGAAGTAATACTTTTTATAATAAACCTTCCTTACCACTGTTGTACACTTTGCAACCCCCTCTTGCCACAACTGCCCATCCCAACCTCTCCTGCCCCTATGTATTACTGTATAGGTGCAGTGTACCTGTATGACTGCCCCCGGCAGCACTACATCCCCATTTACCTGGTGGTAATGGGGGCCTTCGGCCTGGCCCTAGCCCTGCTCTCTTGCCTACCCTGTGCCCAGGACTCAGATGGCATAGACCCCAACCCCCTGAACCACCTCTGCACCACCTGGAGCACCCTGGcctccttcttcctcttctgCTGGTTCATCAGCGGTGAGTCTGAGAGAccgtgggagagagaaagacggtGTGGTAGGATAGAGAaagaacactgtgtgtgtgtgcgtgcatgcgcgcgcatgtttgtgtgtgaataggaagagagagagaggaggaagcggTCAAGCACACTTTTAACCTCTTCCAAGAACTAACTGATTCCCACCAAAAATGCAACGTTATAGTATCTCAAGCTGTGGAAGTGAAAGACTCATGAGTTTGTAACTGTTAGGAAACATTAACTGTACATAATGACAGTCTTTTCAAAATTCATAccaaagttctctctctctctctctctctctctctctctcacactctctctctcgctctccaggtAACGTGTGGATCTACTCCATCTATCAGCCCAACTTCAACCAGACACTGACTGAGGACCCCTACTGTAACAAGACCTATTTATAAAAAACaggccccacctgccctgaatgacgggtcgccactgctcAATACAACTGCAACTTTAAAGCAATATAGTGTTTGTGTTTGAATTAAGATAAAGGATTGAGACATGAACTCTGCTGCCACCCACAAGATGCAGTAGTGATGCAGTCCAGAGAATGTGGTGTTTTTTATCATTAATCAAACTGAAAGTACTACTGTTAGATTCATACTGTTACAGTAAGGTCACCGTAGTTCCGTTTTATTGATGTTCCAATTCACTTTCACTACTGCATTTGTAGTTCATTTGGTGTTCAGCAGCATAAGTGTCTGACCACTAAAGAGAACGCATATTCTACAAGTAGGAGATTTATTAACTAACAATATCTCTGTActgctattctctctctctcttagatgAGGATaactctgaactatttgagttAGCAAACCAGCAGTGAACAATGAAGTAATTATGGTTCAACTGTAGCATTGGGTCAACAATAGCTATATTTAGTTAGCAAGGGGAAGTGTGACTGTGGGGGGCCTAGAAACGGACTTAGAAACTGACAGCAGGAGTAAAGATAAGATCATGCCAAAGATCAGAAGGGATACACGACGACTACAGTACTATCACTTCTTGTCTTCATAACAAAGTACATTTTATATTTGTCTCATCCACCATTCAGGTCAATCAACCAATCTGTGTCACGCACCATGGGAAGATGTATTGACGGTGCGTACCTGAGCTATATTTTATAAAGTATTAGCAACGTTACAATCTGACGACATTACAGAAGCCTCACAATAGGTGTTTAATGTACCAGCAAATCTGATGCCCGACCGTGCAGTCGACGACGTGGCAcccaaccattggttgatgcaatgtAGTCAGTCTGGAATGTAACCCTTCTAACATGACATCATAACTCCTAATATACATTTTGCACCACTTTAGAGAACAGTTAGTCATGATATGGCCGTGCTGTTGATGATAACTGAAGGGTAGGGAAAACAATGACTGACACGTGTCTGTTTATTAATGTACAGGATTATAAATGTCTACATTTATAAAGGTTTATAAAATGTACCGATTTTATATCATCATGCTATGCAACCATAGACAGGACATGAAAAAAAATTTGTGTTGTCTAATCCCGCAGTTTGCATGCTGGTCTTATGGGTTGCAGTTTGGGTGACCTTCATTGTCTTGGGTAAGTAGCTAGTAAGAAATCATTTATATCTCCATCATACCGCATCACCCTTCATCCACATAACTCCTCTACTTCTCCACATAGGTGCTGTGTACATTGATGACTGCCCAGTGAAACGTGTCATCCCTGTCCACATGATCATTTCTGGATCTTTCGGTCTCCTCTATGTATTCTCTTCCTGCTACAAGGACCGTGTTGTGTGCCAACATTTGTCTAAACTATTTTGGTTCATGATCATCGTCTGGTTCTTTATTGGTAAGAGACATCAAATTACGAAACATGTGTCCCGGTTTGAATACTTTTAATGTGCTTCCTTCCTCACacctttcctccctcctttcctccctcctttctttAAGGTAATCACTGATCTGTTTCTGTAAAGTATTGCTTCTACCAATCCAACATTATCAGCTCAGTGATTACTTCActgaagagaggaaggaaggagtaATTTAATGTACTGAAACTGGGCCGTGTTCTTCCTATCTTAGAGGTCATTCCACGTCATTTCAGCAACCCATGACAGctaccatctcagattgttctgaaatcatttctgtagttagaaacagataagattagcatttcTGCAacgttattttgttgaaatataatttgatctctgagaagataattgattgcacccaaattggccattttaatttatattaTTCATATAATATTCTATAAATATAGTCTGATTTGAACCCAACTTTTTTCTAACTTAGCCTTAACTCGACACTGCACAAAAGTACACAAGATCTCTCAAACTGCATACATTGATTATATTTCCTACCACTTTGTCTACAGGCCATAATTGGATCTTCTCTGTATTCCAGCCCAACTACGAACGGAAAGAGATCATCGGCTACAAATACTGCAACAAATCTCTATACATCTTTGCGGCCTCTACCACCATCATATTGGACATCATTTTAATTGTGCGGCTGCTTGTGTTGTTCAGTGTTTGTAAGTGGTTCATGCTTTGTCTGGTCTGCTGTGTCTCTTTATGCAAGTCTGATGATGTCAAACCTGATCAGGTTGTTGAGCCTTTGAGGTGTGTGGAGACTGAGAGGTGTGTGGGGACTGACGGAAGTGTGGGGACTGAGGTGTCTGTGGGGACTGACGGAAGTGTGGGGACTCAGGTGTCTGTGGGGACTGAGGTGTGTGTGGGGACTGACGGAAGTGTTTGGACTGAGGTGTGTGTGGGGACTGACGGAAGTGTGGGGACTCAGGTGTATGTGGAGACTCATGAGAGTGTGGGGCATGACGAGAGTGTGGGGACTAAGGAGTATGTGGTAACTGAGCAGAGTGAGTCCAACACTGCTCATTATTAATGCAATTCACTATTCACATTAGTCATTTACATGAATTTGTCTCCTTTGGGGGGTGAGATAATATAATAATGTAGATGTCATCATAAACAAATAAGCAACAATGGGTAAATTGGTGCCATTATGTTGCCAAATATCAGAagattaaaataaaaatataaattcCCACTTTGACTTTCAAGATTTAAAATGTACCTTGGTAGACAAATATTATTGTTACCATTGTTGAGCAGAATTATAATCATTTGGCTAATAGGCTGCTGTTCCACTTCACAGACACCCCCCTAAAATAGTTTAGTGGAACAGCCCATCAATCAAAAGGCACACCTGAAGAAAATGGACTGGTGTGTTAAAAGGCCGACTTCTGGTCCCATTCTGCCCCTGCTGTAATTCGTAATTCATTACAATTATAATAACTCATTGGATCAAATTGTGTGATGATCATCTTAGTCCTTGACAAATAGTAGGCCTAAGCTTATGGATCTACTGTCTGTTACCAATTTCAGCAATAAAATAAGCAGCATCTTGTTTACTTGGAATGAACAGAGCACATAATGCAAATGAATACAAGTCAGACAGAGATTAAATCGAAGATTGAATGTTTTATGGCTCAATTTAATTTATCAAATGTGTGTTGTGTTCTTTCACAATAAACAGGCCAGGGCTTCTAGGCTGGTGTGTTTCATTTGACCTACTCTACATTTGAGTTGGCATAATTCAAATGGTTGCCAATCTATTCAAATGAAGTTGTGCTGCCTAACTGTAACATTGTAAGTTGTCGGTCGGCCTTAAAGTTTCGATAAGGTAGGCAACGGTAGCTTGTGATCTCGGCCGCTTTCAGTCGCTTGCAGCACCAGACGAGGGACTGCAAGAGCATGCGCGTTCGAGAGCGGGGGCTCTGTCAGTTTGCTCGAAATTGTGAAATTGAATTATTTTCTGACCTTCCCCAAGCGTAGATCATTCAGCAGTAGTGTTTACTTCACTGACACACGAGCAACCAAGGTAAGTTGACCATATCGcaatcaaatacattttaaatggttTGCCTAATGTAGGCTATGCGTTCTATAAAGTTGTTTATTTATCAAAACAATTTTATCATAGCCTACATTCTATTGCCTACATTCCATGGACCTTAAATGCATTCATTGGACATAGAGTAGCCTAAGAGGAATAAGTGGTGGATAATTACTGACTATCAATTGTGTGCATAGGGTCCTGGTTATTGGAATTAACTTAATATTATTCAATCATATAGTCTCAGCTAAATATTATTACATGTATTGTAGAACTGTCCTACTCTATTTTATTGAAAACATATAGTCTGTGCTTGACTTACAACATGCCAACTTGAACAAGTGTGACAGGTCAGGTTACTTCACTATCTGACATAACCTGTTGACAATTCAACCAAACATAAAACTTTGtatgaaaaacaacaacaagagGTGACATTGCAAAGCTTGGTGTGAGAAAATAATATATAGGTAATGGGCAGcgaagacaggtgtgtgtgtacagtgccttgcaaaagtattcatcccccttggcgtttttcctattttgttgcattacaacctgaaatttaaattgatttttatttggattgcatgtaatggacatacacaaaatagtccaaattggtgaagtgaaatgaaaacaataaataacagaaaagtggtgcgtgcatatgaagcccctaaataagatctggtgcaaccaattaccttcagaagtcacataattagttaaataaagtccacctgtgtgcaatctaagtgtcacatgatctgtcacatgatctcagtatatatacaccttttctgaaaggccccagagtctgcaacaccattaagcaaggggcaccaccaagcaagcagcaccatgaagaccaaggagctctccaaacaggtcagggacaaagttgtggagaagtacagatcagggttgggttataaaaaaagatcagaaactttgaacatcccacggagcaccattaattccattatttaaaaattgaaagaatatggcaccacaacaaacctgccaagagagggctgcccaccaaaactcacggaccaggcaaggagggcattaatcagagaggcaacaaagagaccaaagataaccctgaaggagctgcaaagctccacagcggagattggagtatctgtctataggaccactttaagccatacactccacagagctgggctttacggaagagtggccagaaaaaaagccattgcttaaagaaaaaaataagcaaacacgtttggtgttcgccaaaaggcatgtgggagactccccaaacatatggaagaatgtactcttgtcagatgagactaaaattgagctttttggccatcaagggaaactctatgtctggcgcaaacccaacacctctcatcaccccgagaacaccatccccacagtgaagcatggtggtggcagcatcatgctgtggggatggttttcatcggcagggactgggaaactggtcagaattgaaggaatgatggatggcgctaaatacagggaaattcttgagggaaacctgtttcagtcttccagagatttgagactgggacggaggttcaccttccagcaggacaatgaccctaagcatactgctaaagcaacacttgagtggtttaaggggaaacatttaaatgtcttggaatggcctagtcaaagcccagacctcaatccaattgagaatctgtggtatgacttaaatattgctgtacaccagcagaacccatccaacttgaaggaggtggagcagttttgcctagaagaaagggcaaaaatcccagtggctagatatgccaagcttatagagacataccccaagagacttgcagctgtaattggtgcaaaaagtggctctacaaagtattgactttgggggggtgaatagttatgcatgctcaagttctgtttttttttggtcttatttcttgtttgtttcacaacaaaaaatattttgcatcttcaaagtggtaggcatgttgtgtaaatcaaatgatacaaaccccccataaatccattttaattccaggttgtaaggcaacaaaataggaaaaattccaagggtggtgaatactttcgcaagccactgtatctgtatGGGATTGTTGATTGTGTGATTGATGATTGTGTAAACTTTTCATAATAGATATAGGCTTGTGTGTGAATGGTAAATAACATAATATCTCAACATCACAAATGTGAGTTTTACAGGTGACATCATGTATGTTTATACAGATGTATACTTTGGGCGAAAGTTCAATTATGTTGATGACAATAATTCGTTTTACTTGTCAGTCAGTCTGACCTCTCTACCTCggcagagggttagggttaagatagATGAACTTAAATTCCTAGTTTTTCTGGACGTTCGGTGCTTTTATTTCCAGGTTATTACAATATTGTTGTTCCCTGGTCAAAGACCTAACCAATCAGACAGCTTTTCATTTATCCTCAATGCAGAAAGATAGAAAGAATCAAAACATCCTTCTATGGTGAAGAAATGACCACATTTTCCATATTTGTGGGTGCTATGGTGTACAAATGACCACATTTTCTATATTTATGGGTGCTTTGTGAATATTTGTGTGTTATCAGCCGAGCGGGGACTGCTCGCTTGGCATGAAGAAGGTACTGTACATGAAACTGGCTTTCCAGAGAATGTAGTCAGACTTACTCGTTGGTGATAAGATGTCCGTTTGGAATGCTCAGATTTGCACACCACTGACAATAATATTTTTTCACTAGGACTCTGTTCTGTTGCAAACCACAACTAAAGTGCTTTAAGGCCCAGTGTTGATTTAGTGGAGTACAAGAGAGAAATATATGTTTACAACGGAAATAATACTATTGATGATCTATTAACTCATATCTATTATCTCTGTTGTGGCTAATTGAGAATTGTGAGAGCTAtacattacatttctatctgcaactttccAAGCGTTGAACACCATTGAATTCTATGTAATGTTTGTGTCATGGCTCTCTGTCGCCCTCTGTAGGCCTGACTGTGTCGCACACGATGGAGAACGGAAATCTGCTGCAACACATGCGTCACCTTCCCAAACCAACCACAGGAATATTAGGTGGGATTGAATATGTCCGATTGCATCACTTAAGAGTTGCTCAGATCAATTGAATGGTGCATTTAGGGGcgaatcctaacttccacttaaAGCGCCattcagcagttgaaacaataacatagctattggtaaacagctgagggatggggctggagaaataatataatataataatatggagaaatgtaaccactctcgaATTCATAGACagggctatggatgcaaggactgaccctccatgatatcaacattatagttttaaccatgttttgttgACATTTAGTTTGTATACTGTAGTCTATCGCGTCGCTGCTGGTGCTCATTATGACACAAATTAtctattacacatgcaaatatgtctatatttcattgcagacactggaatgtagtccactacacttcatctcccccgtagtctcttcttccaatgcattgttgatgatggaatgggaacatttccacaccttccttgttccatctcctccagtcattctcctttcatattgtccttgtttgagtatttcaatctccacatattcccccaaatgcttctggaagaaaagaaaagaccaaacagtatcttttgcaaaacaacactttcaaattaaacatcaatatcaactaagaatataaaaattatatataaatgatgtatgaatcactataaatgatagaataatgaactaggataatacgattcattcatacacttcccccctttgattcataacatcatactaaaatcacagtaatattgaaaaaaaaaaaaaagataaaaaaaatcaaaaaggatatttatcatcaatactccatccagtcccacttgtccctcttcatccagatcaggaacagtcaacaacggcatctgagcgttgtctccaggcatcccaactccaacctatctcaatatcatagctttcgcaaaggtcagcAACAAatcacaaacatcacacacagtgctatcaaagctgccattaaaatctaatccatcactgctcctactgggcctaactgatcttgcaaccaaatctttgctgaccatccagctccttcagatctaccaaacgcatcccttatattcttcaacgcatagtgatactatctgaactatctggaatcaaagtatagctaatattatcaatatgatctgccaaaaatgttacaccataccatggaaaaagtccccccttctctcttagaattatcctccaatgataggcttcaagactatgaaatgtcgccatgtcccttttcaccctatttccaaacctagattcagattcatctgtgtccggtgctacccctcttttaatggtagaaacctcatatggaagcttcaacgttgacatgtaacaacatcctgtccatccatagggtaagaatatatatgcttcatcaccacaaaccctccaaatatctctaaaattcccaatagtcacattgtcaggcaaaagctaatctttcaccatcaaagtcttgctgttcttactacctggaacataaaaagtaacattatatttctcattactacccttaaggtcatgcttacccaaagtcatcatataatcctcacaatctgatattcccataaacataccccttacatcatatgttttattagaacaaaaacaacttttagccctcactggtttcacctccaatgcttcagggttcgctgttaactgattttccttcccatctaacaaattcacacaagttaattcacttaacccaataacacttaaacctaggcttaaacaaatgttttgacaacgacattattttatctgttactgattgttgctgatacaacagccatgacaaagcataagactgacacatacttgatagaggtcgagtgACCGtctaaaatggaaccccacgtgtctggtgctggaattctcaacagacatggaccctcaagattcctcactgatcttacagaat
This region of Coregonus clupeaformis isolate EN_2021a unplaced genomic scaffold, ASM2061545v1 scaf0327, whole genome shotgun sequence genomic DNA includes:
- the LOC121572979 gene encoding uncharacterized protein LOC121572979 → MGRCIDVCMLVLWVAVWVTFIVLGAVYIDDCPVKRVIPVHMIISGSFGLLYVFSSCYKDRVVCQHLSKLFWFMIIVWFFIGHNWIFSVFQPNYERKEIIGYKYCNKSLYIFAASTTIILDIILIVRLLVLFSVCKWFMLCLVCCVSLCKSDDVKPDQVVEPLRCVETERCVGTDGSVGTEVSVGTDGSVGTQVSVGTEVCVGTDGSVWTEVCVGTDGSVGTQVYVETHESVGHDESVGTKEYVVTEQSESNTAHY